A stretch of Candidatus Sericytochromatia bacterium DNA encodes these proteins:
- a CDS encoding BTAD domain-containing putative transcriptional regulator, with amino-acid sequence MVDWILQGKITRPARAPGFLSRALWPEQGLPPVTLLLAGPGHGKSQALISQAELAEALGYTCAWLTADALDADPRNVFLHLLAAVRQHVPSFGQETQALLGNPQLDPRVLWQVALREWAAYNAQPGVILFIDDAHHLHNHAPELLRGLAFHFDKLPAGVHVMIASRVRFSAPLERLIGQGHLRELGPNELRFSEREATKIWHALRREPLPDDFADSVRMYEGWPAGVSYVVSRATPTPGTVRGTGPLKLAAGEGPRVSSAQLLRYIAEEMLGAQPARLQAFMLRAALLLAITPAACEAACELPDVLASLEELVDAHLLERQADALYRFPSYLRDFLTGEAVRRLSPEDLRGLHARAGRHYLARHKAELAFPHLIEGHAWQEAIEVLCREAPALLARGAQATLQRWLTAFPAQLPQAAWVAFYWGRLAWRAGESGRAVAHWQDALAGFRAEGAQAGATKALVRLYTAAITQEDPAAARWRDELEAAIALSAAAEDRADLHLADALAADQRGDLDGWQAANEAVLAMPVAAHVEMAQCACIAHMNLFTLMLNRGNFPRARLHVEAMQGLAGDWNFQPEALYGRILRAHLDVLGDDMDAAGGTLRGLAESWEDALDWHDRAGALYVLGGYYLAQGEWRLAEEHLQRAALRFEQAGFPLGKKLPLERLAWLALQRERPADALALLPAPGELDRSSVHDLALRLTRARALSLSGDHQAAQTELTAIARDAEAVRAPLPQVKALLYAAATQSRAGQTSDAQTALTTAQALIDRHGFEFLRRQDALLWRDLNPPAPTHVAVTPAAGRLKVMLFGGFEVRLDDILLQSWPRRKAKVVLAALALTPRGLPAASLASLIEDQNPRLAGVQMCITALRRSLEADLEDGARSAFVKFEDDRYVLPPAQLQHCDVHAFSLALQAGLRARDSQPDDAVVSLQEALTLYRGGLLDEPFFEPYFEAEREGYRRQAIQALQWMHERLVYTGDESEARQCLERAIAIAPCDDDVVMLALKYHALRRAPERVRTTYWDHRKELNRRLSLTPSGDVEQAYKDALALSGAG; translated from the coding sequence ATGGTCGACTGGATTCTACAGGGCAAGATCACCCGGCCCGCCCGAGCGCCTGGCTTTCTGTCCCGCGCCTTGTGGCCGGAGCAGGGGCTGCCCCCCGTCACCCTCTTGCTGGCCGGGCCGGGCCACGGCAAGAGCCAGGCCCTGATCTCCCAAGCCGAGCTGGCCGAAGCCCTGGGCTACACCTGTGCCTGGTTGACGGCCGACGCCCTGGATGCGGATCCGCGCAACGTGTTTCTGCACCTGCTGGCGGCCGTGCGACAGCACGTGCCAAGCTTCGGCCAGGAAACGCAAGCCCTGCTGGGCAACCCCCAGCTCGACCCGCGCGTCCTCTGGCAGGTCGCGTTGCGGGAATGGGCCGCCTACAATGCCCAACCGGGCGTGATCCTGTTCATCGACGACGCCCACCACCTGCACAACCACGCCCCTGAACTGCTGCGCGGCTTGGCCTTCCATTTCGACAAGCTGCCGGCGGGCGTACACGTGATGATCGCCTCGCGGGTCCGCTTCAGCGCCCCGCTGGAGCGCCTGATCGGCCAGGGCCATCTGCGCGAACTCGGACCTAACGAGCTGCGTTTTTCCGAGCGAGAAGCCACCAAAATCTGGCATGCGCTTCGCCGGGAGCCGCTACCCGACGACTTTGCCGACAGTGTCCGGATGTACGAGGGCTGGCCGGCCGGCGTGAGCTACGTGGTTTCACGCGCCACGCCCACGCCTGGCACCGTGCGCGGAACCGGCCCGCTGAAGCTGGCCGCCGGCGAGGGCCCCCGCGTGAGCAGCGCCCAGTTGCTGCGCTACATCGCCGAGGAGATGCTCGGGGCGCAGCCGGCGCGGCTGCAGGCGTTCATGCTGCGGGCGGCCCTGCTGCTCGCGATCACCCCCGCGGCCTGCGAGGCGGCCTGCGAGCTTCCCGACGTGCTCGCGAGCCTGGAAGAACTGGTCGATGCCCACCTGCTCGAACGCCAGGCAGATGCGCTGTATCGCTTCCCCAGTTACCTGCGCGACTTCCTGACCGGCGAGGCCGTGCGTCGCCTGTCGCCGGAAGATCTGCGCGGCCTGCACGCGCGGGCCGGGCGCCACTACCTGGCACGCCACAAGGCCGAGCTGGCCTTTCCGCACCTGATCGAGGGACACGCCTGGCAGGAGGCGATCGAAGTGCTTTGCCGGGAGGCCCCCGCGCTGCTGGCGCGGGGTGCCCAGGCCACCCTGCAACGCTGGCTGACCGCCTTTCCGGCTCAGCTCCCCCAAGCCGCCTGGGTCGCGTTTTACTGGGGAAGATTGGCCTGGCGGGCGGGCGAGAGTGGCCGCGCGGTGGCGCACTGGCAAGACGCCCTGGCGGGTTTTCGCGCCGAGGGCGCGCAGGCGGGAGCCACCAAGGCGCTGGTGCGGCTCTACACCGCCGCCATCACCCAGGAGGACCCGGCCGCGGCGCGCTGGCGCGACGAACTGGAGGCGGCGATCGCCCTGAGCGCAGCCGCCGAGGATCGGGCCGACCTGCATCTGGCCGATGCCCTGGCCGCGGACCAGCGGGGCGATCTCGACGGCTGGCAGGCGGCCAACGAGGCGGTGCTGGCCATGCCCGTGGCGGCCCACGTCGAGATGGCCCAGTGCGCCTGCATCGCGCACATGAACCTGTTCACCCTGATGCTCAACCGGGGCAACTTCCCGCGGGCACGCCTGCATGTGGAGGCCATGCAAGGCCTTGCGGGGGACTGGAACTTTCAACCCGAAGCGCTCTATGGACGCATCTTGCGGGCCCACCTCGACGTGCTGGGCGACGACATGGACGCCGCCGGTGGCACCCTGCGCGGGCTGGCTGAAAGCTGGGAGGACGCCCTCGACTGGCACGACCGGGCCGGGGCGCTTTACGTGCTCGGTGGTTATTACCTGGCTCAGGGCGAATGGCGGCTGGCGGAGGAACACCTGCAGCGCGCCGCGCTTCGTTTCGAACAGGCTGGATTTCCCCTCGGCAAAAAGCTCCCGCTCGAACGCCTGGCCTGGCTGGCCCTTCAGCGCGAGCGCCCGGCGGACGCGCTCGCCTTGCTCCCGGCCCCGGGCGAACTCGACCGCAGCAGCGTCCACGATCTGGCCCTGCGCCTGACGCGGGCCCGGGCGCTGAGCCTGAGCGGTGACCACCAGGCGGCCCAGACGGAACTGACGGCGATCGCCCGGGATGCGGAAGCGGTGCGCGCGCCCTTGCCCCAGGTCAAGGCCCTGCTGTACGCGGCCGCCACCCAGTCTCGCGCGGGGCAAACCAGCGACGCGCAGACGGCGTTGACCACGGCACAAGCCCTGATCGACCGCCACGGCTTTGAATTCTTGCGACGCCAGGACGCCCTGCTGTGGCGGGATCTGAACCCGCCTGCGCCCACCCACGTGGCGGTCACGCCCGCCGCCGGGCGCCTGAAGGTGATGCTGTTCGGTGGCTTCGAGGTGCGGCTCGACGACATCTTGCTGCAGAGCTGGCCCCGCCGGAAGGCCAAGGTCGTGCTGGCGGCGCTGGCCTTGACGCCACGGGGGCTGCCCGCGGCCAGCCTAGCCAGCCTGATCGAAGACCAGAATCCGCGCCTCGCGGGGGTGCAGATGTGCATCACCGCCCTGCGCCGGAGTCTCGAAGCGGACCTCGAAGACGGAGCCCGCTCTGCCTTCGTGAAATTCGAAGACGACCGCTATGTATTGCCGCCTGCGCAGCTCCAGCACTGCGACGTGCATGCCTTCAGCCTCGCCTTGCAGGCGGGGCTGCGAGCCCGAGACAGCCAGCCGGACGATGCGGTCGTGAGCCTGCAAGAGGCGTTGACGCTGTACCGCGGCGGCCTGCTGGATGAGCCTTTCTTCGAACCGTACTTCGAGGCCGAACGCGAGGGCTATCGGCGCCAGGCCATCCAGGCGCTGCAATGGATGCATGAGCGTCTCGTCTACACCGGCGATGAGAGCGAGGCCCGTCAGTGTCTGGAGCGCGCGATCGCGATCGCGCCTTGCGATGACGACGTTGTGATGCTGGCCCTGAAATACCATGCCCTGCGACGGGCGCCGGAGCGCGTGCGCACGACCTACTGGGACCACCGCAAGGAACTGAATCGCCGTCTGAGCCTGACCCCCTCCGGCGACGTGGAGCAGGCCTACAAGGACGCCCTGGCGCTATCCGGCGCCGGTTGA